In Mercurialis annua linkage group LG6, ddMerAnnu1.2, whole genome shotgun sequence, the following are encoded in one genomic region:
- the LOC126687762 gene encoding uncharacterized protein LOC126687762, translating into MLKGLIKRVQASKAIIGLHNNKVTIKETQTMGTITVVDHNILPVFNNHEIRMREMCLPRASSSHELPREREEVAIEVEEPYFLEIFKKLQINLSLADALREMPQYAKFLKDIITNKRSWDSGTTVPIPEVCSSIILNDLPAKLKNPGSFSIPCTIGNMSSINCLCDLGASINLMPLTLFRTLCGDQTVKSTSMVLQQADHSLKRPFGIVEDVLVKVDKFIFPVDFVILDYAVDKECPMILGRPFMNTGRALIDVHGGKLTL; encoded by the exons atgctcaagggtcTAATCAAGCGGGTTCAAGCTTCCAAAGCAATAATAGGCCTCCACAACAACAAGGTCACTATCAAGGAAACCCAAACCATGGGAACAATTACGGTGGTAGACCACAACATCCTCCCGGTTTTCAACAACCACGaaatacggatgagggaaatgtgcttgCCAAG AGCAAGCTCAAGCCACGAATTACCAAGGGAGCGTGAGGAAGTGGCtatcgaggttgaagagccttat ttccttgagattttcaagaagtTGCAAATTAATCttagcttggcggatgcactaCGTGAGATGCCACAATATGCCAAGTTCTTGAAGGATATCATCACCAACAAAAGAAGTTGGGATAGTGGCACAACGGTTCCCATTCCGGAAGTGTGTAGCTCCATTATTTTGAATGATTTGCCGGCTAAGTTGAAGaacccagggagtttttctataccttgcactataggaaaTATGAGTTCTATAAATTGCTTATGTGATCTTGGTGCTAGCATTAATCTTATGCCTTTAACTCTTTTCAGGACACTTTGTGGAGACCAAACTGTGAAAagcacctcgatggtactccaacAAGCGGATCATTCGTTGAAAAGGCCGTTTGGGATTGTTGAGGATGTGCTTGTCAAGGTagataaattcatctttccggttgATTTTGTTATCTTGGACTATGCGGTGGATAAGGAGTGCCCAATGATCTTGGGGCGACCCTTCATGAACACCGGAAGGGCTTTAATTGATGTGCATGGTGGGAAATTGACCTTGTGA